In Morganella morganii, the following are encoded in one genomic region:
- a CDS encoding helix-turn-helix domain-containing protein yields MITEDTDLTVNKSVGYRIFRKRKELGWSGSRLADHLGISQQQFSRYERGCSQINVSLLVRAAEVLQTPVSWFFADCPEARSYRECFRGKADIYTAESVPEYGLSAPSRYKRKPDEGKQT; encoded by the coding sequence ATGATTACAGAAGATACTGATTTAACCGTTAATAAATCTGTCGGCTACCGGATCTTCCGCAAGCGGAAAGAGCTGGGCTGGTCCGGCAGCCGCCTGGCCGATCATCTCGGGATCAGCCAGCAGCAGTTCTCGCGCTATGAGCGCGGATGCAGTCAGATTAATGTCAGCCTGCTGGTCAGGGCGGCAGAAGTGTTACAGACACCGGTCAGCTGGTTTTTCGCTGACTGTCCGGAAGCGCGTTCATACCGGGAGTGCTTCCGGGGAAAAGCGGATATTTATACGGCGGAATCTGTTCCGGAGTATGGATTATCCGCACCCTCCCGGTACAAAAGGAAACCGGATGAAGGAAAACAGACGTAA
- a CDS encoding fimbrial protein — protein MKSNILSTGLLAVCLTAYAAEGERQTGQVWLQGFVLDSSCTINMQDKYQRIEIPQVAATALYQRGYSPAFAFAVRLENCLLSADDKNLRITFTGPSDSNGLFAVSGEAEGVGIQLSREEGSVIIPGKAVALPDIPQTKNITLNYRLRLIADRKSLKTGAYRSTVNFNLDYL, from the coding sequence GTGAAGTCAAACATACTCAGTACCGGACTGCTGGCAGTCTGCCTGACTGCTTATGCGGCAGAGGGTGAACGGCAGACCGGGCAGGTCTGGTTACAGGGATTTGTTCTGGACTCCTCCTGCACTATCAATATGCAGGATAAATATCAACGGATTGAAATACCGCAAGTTGCCGCCACCGCATTATATCAGCGCGGATACAGTCCGGCCTTTGCCTTTGCTGTCCGGCTGGAAAACTGTCTGTTGTCAGCGGATGACAAAAATCTGCGGATAACCTTTACCGGACCTTCGGACAGCAACGGATTGTTTGCAGTCAGCGGGGAGGCAGAAGGTGTCGGGATTCAGCTCAGCCGGGAAGAGGGTTCGGTGATCATACCGGGAAAAGCTGTGGCACTCCCGGATATACCACAGACAAAAAATATCACACTGAACTACCGGTTACGGCTGATTGCTGATCGCAAATCACTGAAAACAGGGGCATACCGGTCGACTGTTAATTTCAACCTGGATTATTTGTGA
- a CDS encoding tyrosine-type DNA invertase, with product MKENRRKHLMQSEVEKMMTAAENGRDPERNTCLLWMCFIHGFRVSELGQLSLSDMDVAADNLYIKRLKNGLSTTHPLSGTEKALLTRWLNCRTRYPRAAENHWLFLSHKGGHLSRSRIYRILKELGEMAGLPVAVHPHMLRHACGYALADKGADTRLIQDYLGHRNIQHTVLYTAANSGRFRGLWD from the coding sequence ATGAAGGAAAACAGACGTAAACACCTGATGCAGTCTGAGGTGGAAAAAATGATGACAGCGGCGGAAAACGGCCGTGATCCGGAGCGGAATACCTGCCTGCTGTGGATGTGTTTTATCCACGGCTTCCGCGTCAGTGAACTGGGACAACTGAGCTTATCGGACATGGATGTTGCTGCCGATAACCTTTATATAAAGCGGCTGAAAAACGGCCTTTCCACCACCCACCCTCTGAGCGGCACAGAAAAAGCCTTACTCACCCGCTGGCTTAACTGCCGCACCCGTTATCCCCGCGCTGCTGAAAATCACTGGTTGTTTTTATCTCATAAAGGCGGACATCTTTCCCGCTCCCGTATTTACCGGATATTAAAAGAGCTGGGGGAAATGGCCGGGCTGCCGGTGGCGGTTCATCCGCATATGCTGCGTCATGCCTGCGGTTATGCACTGGCAGATAAAGGGGCAGACACCAGGCTGATTCAGGATTATCTCGGACACCGCAACATTCAGCATACTGTGCTGTACACCGCAGCAAATTCGGGGCGCTTTCGCGGGCTATGGGACTAG
- a CDS encoding fimbrial protein: MSMKKVVLALAVSSAMAMTAQAANQGGGKINFNGEVIDAACSIDANSLKQTVELGSVAKVQLAKGGKSTPVDFTIQLHNCDITDKTTTTVTFKGVAGGAAADGLDKAFGVSGPATGAMGVVVTDAGGKVIAPGAASSAFTLNEGDNTLNFKAYMQGATTAVTVAPGAFTATADFLMDYQ; encoded by the coding sequence ATGAGTATGAAAAAAGTGGTTCTCGCACTGGCAGTTTCTTCCGCAATGGCAATGACTGCACAGGCAGCAAATCAGGGCGGCGGCAAAATCAACTTCAATGGTGAAGTGATTGATGCGGCGTGTTCTATCGATGCAAACAGCCTGAAACAGACTGTTGAACTGGGCAGCGTGGCTAAAGTGCAACTGGCGAAGGGCGGTAAATCTACTCCGGTTGATTTCACCATTCAGTTACACAACTGCGATATCACCGACAAAACCACCACAACAGTCACCTTTAAAGGTGTTGCAGGCGGCGCTGCGGCAGACGGTCTGGATAAAGCCTTTGGGGTCAGCGGCCCGGCGACCGGTGCAATGGGTGTGGTCGTGACGGATGCGGGCGGTAAAGTGATCGCTCCGGGGGCAGCATCATCCGCATTTACCTTAAACGAGGGTGATAACACGCTGAACTTTAAGGCGTATATGCAGGGTGCAACAACGGCTGTCACCGTTGCACCGGGTGCTTTCACCGCAACAGCCGACTTCCTGATGGACTATCAGTAA